Proteins encoded in a region of the Candidatus Woesearchaeota archaeon genome:
- a CDS encoding 30S ribosomal protein S28e — MADNTKGYKGKQSGKKTDASSGSLFTHAVPATIEEIVGRTGTRGEAIQVRCKVLDGRDKNKILRRNVRGPVQIGDTLMLRETEIEARPLNKTGRGNI, encoded by the coding sequence ATGGCAGATAATACTAAAGGCTACAAAGGCAAGCAATCAGGAAAAAAAACTGATGCTAGTAGCGGCTCTTTGTTTACTCACGCAGTTCCCGCAACAATTGAAGAAATTGTTGGTCGAACGGGTACTCGTGGTGAAGCAATTCAAGTTCGTTGCAAAGTCCTTGATGGTCGAGATAAAAACAAGATCTTACGTAGAAATGTTCGTGGTCCAGTTCAAATTGGTGATACGTTAATGCTTCGAGAAACTGAAATTGAAGCGCGGCCTTTGAACAAAACTGGTCGGGGAAACATTT
- a CDS encoding ribosomal L7Ae/L30e/S12e/Gadd45 family protein translates to MSDAAYEIIEVAKKTGAIKRGTNEVTKAIERGKAAFVAVASDVSPKEIIMHIPMLAKEKGIPCATVPSREELGTAAGLAVPSVAIAVVDAGEAKDLIANFKPDEE, encoded by the coding sequence ATGAGTGACGCAGCATATGAAATTATTGAAGTTGCAAAAAAAACTGGCGCAATTAAGCGTGGAACTAATGAAGTAACAAAAGCTATAGAGCGTGGTAAAGCCGCATTTGTAGCAGTTGCTAGTGATGTAAGTCCTAAAGAAATTATCATGCATATTCCCATGCTTGCTAAAGAAAAAGGTATTCCTTGCGCAACTGTACCTTCACGTGAAGAACTCGGTACTGCAGCAGGCTTAGCAGTTCCAAGTGTAGCTATTGCAGTTGTTGATGCTGGTGAAGCAAAAGATTTAATTGCAAATTTTAAACCAGATGAAGAATAA